The following are encoded together in the Echeneis naucrates chromosome 9, fEcheNa1.1, whole genome shotgun sequence genome:
- the sprb gene encoding sepiapterin reductase b codes for MSRICTTNARTLGRGLCIITGASKGLGRALAHEAAHLLEPSSVLLLVARSGALLKKLREELQSSIGQQQLEIHCITADLSTKEGVNTTLKVARKQKVLNETDHVLLINNAASLGAISAFESFTDVESVNSYLSLNVSSALALTAGILQMFPARPGLRRSVVNISSTFAQQVSPSWVLYCTGKAARKMMFNVLAEERPDVKVLNYSPGPLDTEMQEEIERVTGIAYHLLPCQESAVKLMKLLLDNEFASGVHLDFFDV; via the exons ATGTCCAGAATCTGCACAACAAACGCCAGGACGCTGGGCCGAGGTCTCTGCATCATCACCGGAGCCTCTAAAGGGTTAGGACGAGCACTGGCACATGAG GCGGCCCATTTGCTGGAGCCCAGCTCTGTCCTCCTGCTGGTGGCACGCTCCGGGGCGTTGTTGAAAAAGCTGAGGGAAGAGCTGCAGAGCTCAATTGGGCAACAGCAGCTGGAGATTCACTGCATCACTGCTGATCTTAGCACTAAAGAAGGGGTCAATACAACGCTGAAGGTGGCGAGGAAGCAGAAGGTCTTGAATGAAACTGATCACGTGCTTCTAATAAACAACGCCG CGTCTTTGGGTGCCATTTCTGCTTTTGAAAGTTTCACTGATGTTGAAAGCGTGAATTCCTACCTATCATTAAACGTGAGCTCAGCGCTGGCACTTACTGCAGGAATCCTGCAGATGTTTCCCGCCAGACCAGGCCTGCGACGGAGCGTGGTGAACATCTCATCAACATTTGCGCAGCAGGTGTCACCATCCTGGGTGCTGTACTGCACCGGCAAAGCAGCCAGGAAGATGATGTTCAACGTGCTGGCTGAGGAGAGACCAGATGTCAAAGTTCTTAATTATTCGCCAG GTCCTTTGGATACAGAGATGCAGGAGGAGATTGAGAGAGTAACAGGCATCGCTTATCATCTGCTCCCCTGCCAGGAATCTGCAGTCAAATTGATGAAGCTGCTCCTGGACAATGAGTTTGCCTCGGGGGTACACCTCGACTTCTTTGACGTGTGA
- the smyd1b gene encoding histone-lysine N-methyltransferase SMYD1b isoform X2, producing the protein MDNVAVFDSPGKGRGLKATKEFWAGDVIFSESSLAAVVFDSLAERICHSCFRRQDKLQRCGQCKFAHYCDRTCQRAGWSEHKQECGAIKAYGKAPNENIRLVARIMWRVDKEGSVVSDMQLTVLDELEDHITDMQEEELKEFKVDIHNFLDYWPRNSKQHTIDVISHVFGVINCNGFTVSDQRGLQAVGVGLFPNLCLVNHDCWPNCTVILNHGKIELRALGKIAEGEELTVSYVDYMNVSEERQRLLKTQYFFDCTCENCKNRTKDDLKMAGREVDGVKPSNEQVKEATDYCFEMLDKMEKARLNGDYHEVVKICRECIEKTEPILADTHIYLLRMWSTLSEVQAYLQYFDDAAEYARKMVEGYMKLYHPNNAALGMAAMRAGVTHWQAGLIEVGHGMICKAYAILMVTHGPTHPITKDLEAMRMQTEMELRMFKQNEYVYHSMREAALKNKPMAMMHEPKSVDEGIKNLFHRRK; encoded by the exons ATGGACAACGTGGCCGTGTTTGACTCACCTGGAAAGGGGCGGGGTCTGAAGGCGACCAAGGAGTTCTGGGCTGGAGATGTTATTTTTTCTGAGTCCAGCTTGGCAGCTGTTGTGTTTGACAG TTTAGCCGAGCGTATTTGCCACAGCTGTTTCCGCAGACAAGACAAGCTCCAGAGGTGCGGCCAGTGCAAGTTTGCTCACTATTGCGATCGAACCTGCCAGCGTGCCGGATGGTCTGAACACAAGCAAGAGTGCGGCGCCATCAAGGCCTATGGCAAAGCACCAAATGAGAACATCCG TTTGGTGGCCCGCATCATGTGGCGAGTGGACAAGGAGGGCAGTGTTGTTTCTGACATGCAGCTGACTGTGCTGGACGAGCTGGAGGACCACATCACTGACATGCAGGAGGAGGAATTGAAGGAATTCAAAGTGGACATCCACAACTTCTTGGACTACTGGCCCCGGAACAGCAAGCAGCACACGATTGATGTCATCTCACATGTTTTTGGAGTG ATCAACTGCAATGGCTTCACGGTGAGCGACCAGAGGGGTCTGCAGGCGGTCGGAGTCGGCCTCTTCCCTAATTTGTGTCTTGTGAATCACGACTGCTGGCCAAACTGCACTGTGATTCTCAACCACGGCAA GATCGAGCTGCGTGCTCTGGGTAAAATcgcagagggagaggagctgACAGTGTCATACGTGGACTACATGAATGTGTCAGAGGAGAGACAAAGGCTGCTGAAAACGCAGTATTTCTTTGATTGCACTTGTGAAAACTGCAAGAACCGCACCAAAGATGACTTGAAAATGGCAGGAAGAGAAGTGGACGGAGTCAAG CCTTCGAATGAACAGGTGAAAGAGGCAACAGATTATTGTTTCGAAATGCTGGACAAGATGGAAAAAGCTCGACTCAATGGTGACTACCATGAG GTGGTAAAAATCTGCAGGGAGTGCATAGAGAAAACGGAGCCCATTCTGGCCGACACGCACATCTATCTGCTGAGGATGTGGAGCACGTTAAGTGAAGTGCAAGCTTACCTGCAGTACTTTGATGATGCTGCAGAGTACGCCCGCAAAATGGTGGAAGGATACAT GAAACTGTACCACCCAAACAACGCTGCCCTCGGTATGGCTGCCATGCGAGCAGGAGTGACCCACTGGCAGGCTGGACTGATAGAGGTTGGACACGGGATGATCTGCAAGGCCTACGCAATTCTCATGGTCACTCACGGCCCAACACATCCCATCACCAAAGACTTGGAG GCGATGCGGATGCAGACCGAGATGGAGCTGCGGATGTTCAAGCAGAACGAGTATGTTTACCACAGCATGAGAGAGGCAGCTCTGAAGAACAAGCCGATGGCCATGATGCACGAACCCAAGTCTGTGGATGAAGGAATCAAGAACCTCTTCCACCGCAGGAAGTAG
- the smyd1b gene encoding histone-lysine N-methyltransferase SMYD1b isoform X1 translates to MDNVAVFDSPGKGRGLKATKEFWAGDVIFSESSLAAVVFDSLAERICHSCFRRQDKLQRCGQCKFAHYCDRTCQRAGWSEHKQECGAIKAYGKAPNENIRLVARIMWRVDKEGSVVSDMQLTVLDELEDHITDMQEEELKEFKVDIHNFLDYWPRNSKQHTIDVISHVFGVINCNGFTVSDQRGLQAVGVGLFPNLCLVNHDCWPNCTVILNHGNQSAVNTMFHSQRRIELRALGKIAEGEELTVSYVDYMNVSEERQRLLKTQYFFDCTCENCKNRTKDDLKMAGREVDGVKPSNEQVKEATDYCFEMLDKMEKARLNGDYHEVVKICRECIEKTEPILADTHIYLLRMWSTLSEVQAYLQYFDDAAEYARKMVEGYMKLYHPNNAALGMAAMRAGVTHWQAGLIEVGHGMICKAYAILMVTHGPTHPITKDLEAMRMQTEMELRMFKQNEYVYHSMREAALKNKPMAMMHEPKSVDEGIKNLFHRRK, encoded by the exons ATGGACAACGTGGCCGTGTTTGACTCACCTGGAAAGGGGCGGGGTCTGAAGGCGACCAAGGAGTTCTGGGCTGGAGATGTTATTTTTTCTGAGTCCAGCTTGGCAGCTGTTGTGTTTGACAG TTTAGCCGAGCGTATTTGCCACAGCTGTTTCCGCAGACAAGACAAGCTCCAGAGGTGCGGCCAGTGCAAGTTTGCTCACTATTGCGATCGAACCTGCCAGCGTGCCGGATGGTCTGAACACAAGCAAGAGTGCGGCGCCATCAAGGCCTATGGCAAAGCACCAAATGAGAACATCCG TTTGGTGGCCCGCATCATGTGGCGAGTGGACAAGGAGGGCAGTGTTGTTTCTGACATGCAGCTGACTGTGCTGGACGAGCTGGAGGACCACATCACTGACATGCAGGAGGAGGAATTGAAGGAATTCAAAGTGGACATCCACAACTTCTTGGACTACTGGCCCCGGAACAGCAAGCAGCACACGATTGATGTCATCTCACATGTTTTTGGAGTG ATCAACTGCAATGGCTTCACGGTGAGCGACCAGAGGGGTCTGCAGGCGGTCGGAGTCGGCCTCTTCCCTAATTTGTGTCTTGTGAATCACGACTGCTGGCCAAACTGCACTGTGATTCTCAACCACGGCAA tcaATCGGCTGTGAATACTATGTTTCATTCTCAACGGAG GATCGAGCTGCGTGCTCTGGGTAAAATcgcagagggagaggagctgACAGTGTCATACGTGGACTACATGAATGTGTCAGAGGAGAGACAAAGGCTGCTGAAAACGCAGTATTTCTTTGATTGCACTTGTGAAAACTGCAAGAACCGCACCAAAGATGACTTGAAAATGGCAGGAAGAGAAGTGGACGGAGTCAAG CCTTCGAATGAACAGGTGAAAGAGGCAACAGATTATTGTTTCGAAATGCTGGACAAGATGGAAAAAGCTCGACTCAATGGTGACTACCATGAG GTGGTAAAAATCTGCAGGGAGTGCATAGAGAAAACGGAGCCCATTCTGGCCGACACGCACATCTATCTGCTGAGGATGTGGAGCACGTTAAGTGAAGTGCAAGCTTACCTGCAGTACTTTGATGATGCTGCAGAGTACGCCCGCAAAATGGTGGAAGGATACAT GAAACTGTACCACCCAAACAACGCTGCCCTCGGTATGGCTGCCATGCGAGCAGGAGTGACCCACTGGCAGGCTGGACTGATAGAGGTTGGACACGGGATGATCTGCAAGGCCTACGCAATTCTCATGGTCACTCACGGCCCAACACATCCCATCACCAAAGACTTGGAG GCGATGCGGATGCAGACCGAGATGGAGCTGCGGATGTTCAAGCAGAACGAGTATGTTTACCACAGCATGAGAGAGGCAGCTCTGAAGAACAAGCCGATGGCCATGATGCACGAACCCAAGTCTGTGGATGAAGGAATCAAGAACCTCTTCCACCGCAGGAAGTAG
- the LOC115049037 gene encoding fatty acid-binding protein, liver-type, which yields MSFSGKYQLVSQENFEAFMKALGLPDDLIQTVKDVKSVSEIEQNGDSFKVTVTTGSKVLVNNFTIGKEAELESITGEKVKSVVQREDNKLKVSLKGIESVTELVDGNTIVNTMTLGGIAYKATSKRV from the exons ATGTCTTTCTCTGGAAAGTACCAGCTTGTGTCGCAGGAGAACTTTGAGGCTTTCATGAAGGCCCTTG GGCTCCCTGATGACCTCATCCAGACAGTCAAAGATGTAAAGAGCGTGTCTGAGATTGAGCAGAATGGCGACAGCTTCAAAGTGACAGTCACAACGGGCTCAAAGGTCTTAGTTAACAACTTCACCATCGGAAAGGAGGCTGAGTTGGAGAGCATCACTGGAGAGAAAGTCAAA TCTGTAGTTCAGCGTGAAGACAACAAGCTCAAGGTTTCCCTGAAGGGGATTGAGTCTGTCACGGAACTGGTGGATGGGAACACAATAGTCAAT ACAATGACTCTCGGTGGCATTGCGTACAAGGCGACCAGTAAACGTGTGTAA
- the LOC115049036 gene encoding isotocin-neurophysin IT 1-like isoform X1 codes for MTGAAVSVCLLFLLSVCSACYISNCPIGGKRSIIDGPLRKCMSCGPGDRGRCFGPSICCGEGLGCLLGSPETAHCVEENYLLTPCQAGGRPCGSEGGRCAASGLCCDAESCTTDQSCLAEEEGDDQTGQFEGSDPGDILLRLLQLAGHTSPHRMHQ; via the exons atgACTGGAGCTGCTGTATCCGTGTGCTTGCTTTTCCTCCTGTCTGTATGTTCAGCGTGTTACATCTCCAACTGTCCCATCGGTGGGAAAAGATCTATCATAGACGGACCGCTGCGCAAG TGCATGTCCTGCGGCCCCGGCGACAGGGGCCGCTGCTTCGGCCCCAGTATCTGCTGCGGGGAGGGCCTCGGCTGCCTGTTGGGCTCCCCAGAAACGGCTCACTGCGTGGAGGAGAACTACCTGCTCACCCCCTGCCAGGCAGGAGGGAGGCCCTGTGGGTCTGAAGGAGGACGCTGTGCTGCTTCAGGACTCTGCTGTGATGCAG agagCTGTACCACAGATCAATCCTGCCTCGCcgaggaggaaggagatgaCCAAACCGGACAATTTGAGGGCAGCGACCCCGGCGACATCCTCCTCAGGCTTCTGCAACTGGCTGGTCACACTTCTCCTCATCGAATGCACCAATGA
- the LOC115049036 gene encoding isotocin-neurophysin IT 1-like isoform X2 — protein sequence MTGAAVSVCLLFLLSVCSACYISNCPIGGKRSIIDGPLRKCMSCGPGDRGRCFGPSICCGEGLGCLLGSPETAHCVEENYLLTPCQAGGRPCGSEGGRCAASGLCCDAGTVWSD from the exons atgACTGGAGCTGCTGTATCCGTGTGCTTGCTTTTCCTCCTGTCTGTATGTTCAGCGTGTTACATCTCCAACTGTCCCATCGGTGGGAAAAGATCTATCATAGACGGACCGCTGCGCAAG TGCATGTCCTGCGGCCCCGGCGACAGGGGCCGCTGCTTCGGCCCCAGTATCTGCTGCGGGGAGGGCCTCGGCTGCCTGTTGGGCTCCCCAGAAACGGCTCACTGCGTGGAGGAGAACTACCTGCTCACCCCCTGCCAGGCAGGAGGGAGGCCCTGTGGGTCTGAAGGAGGACGCTGTGCTGCTTCAGGACTCTGCTGTGATGCAG